One part of the Thermoanaerobacterium sp. CMT5567-10 genome encodes these proteins:
- a CDS encoding ribosomal L7Ae/L30e/S12e/Gadd45 family protein: MNKFYSMLGLCRKAGKLLAGSFGVEKGVVNLKVCLVVISADASDNTKKKFINLCNSKNIPYLIVGNKEDIGKSIGKGDTAVIGITDVNLSNKLIIEAEEVLTNGGE, from the coding sequence ATGAATAAATTTTATTCAATGTTGGGATTGTGCAGAAAGGCTGGCAAGTTATTAGCTGGAAGTTTTGGAGTTGAAAAAGGTGTTGTCAATTTAAAGGTTTGTTTAGTTGTAATATCTGCAGATGCTTCCGATAACACAAAGAAAAAATTTATAAATTTATGTAATAGCAAGAATATTCCCTATTTAATAGTAGGAAATAAAGAAGATATAGGGAAAAGTATAGGGAAAGGTGATACAGCAGTAATTGGCATTACAGATGTTAATCTATCCAACAAATTAATAATTGAAGCAGAGGAGGTTCTAACTAATGGAGGTGAATAA